In Horticoccus luteus, the following proteins share a genomic window:
- a CDS encoding alpha/beta fold hydrolase, which yields MVTHREVPDWLRAAYPFEPRHFSTPGGATMSYVDEGPRCDEAVLMLHGNPTWSFFYRRLIQELAPTMRCVAPDHVGMGLSDQPEDYDYTLAGRVRDVEALVIHLGLKKVHLVVHDWGGAIGMGWTADHAAQLDRVVVMNTAAFPLNRIPARIALCKLPVIGPLLVRGANGFAAPATSMAMHRRSLTPMEKRGYLLPYSSWASRVAVNAFVRDIPMKPGHRSWAALQRAEAGVAALADKQVLLAWGMRDFCFDPHFLAEWQRRLPTAQVERYNDAGHYLLEDAPEAVERVAAFLKSRAA from the coding sequence ATGGTGACGCATCGCGAAGTTCCCGACTGGTTGCGCGCGGCGTATCCGTTCGAGCCGCGGCATTTTTCCACGCCCGGCGGCGCGACGATGAGCTATGTCGACGAAGGACCGCGTTGCGACGAGGCCGTGCTCATGTTGCATGGCAATCCGACGTGGTCGTTTTTTTACCGTCGCCTGATTCAAGAACTCGCTCCGACGATGCGTTGCGTGGCGCCGGACCACGTGGGTATGGGGCTCTCCGACCAACCGGAAGATTACGACTATACGCTGGCCGGCCGCGTGCGCGACGTTGAAGCTTTGGTGATCCACCTGGGTTTAAAAAAGGTGCACCTGGTGGTTCATGATTGGGGCGGGGCGATTGGCATGGGCTGGACGGCGGACCATGCAGCGCAACTCGACCGGGTCGTCGTGATGAACACCGCGGCGTTTCCGCTGAACCGGATTCCCGCCCGCATCGCGCTCTGCAAGTTGCCCGTGATTGGTCCGCTGCTGGTCCGCGGCGCCAACGGTTTTGCCGCGCCGGCCACGAGTATGGCCATGCATCGGCGCTCGCTCACACCGATGGAGAAGCGCGGGTATTTGCTGCCGTATTCCTCGTGGGCGAGCCGCGTCGCCGTCAACGCCTTCGTGCGCGATATTCCGATGAAGCCCGGCCATCGCAGTTGGGCGGCGTTGCAACGGGCGGAAGCCGGCGTCGCGGCCTTGGCGGACAAGCAAGTGCTCCTCGCCTGGGGCATGCGCGATTTTTGTTTCGATCCGCATTTTCTCGCCGAGTGGCAGCGCCGTCTGCCGACGGCCCAAGTGGAGCGCTACAACGACGCCGGCCACTATCTGCTCGAGGACGCACCTGAAGCGGTCGAGCGCGTAGCGGCGTTTCTCAAGTCGCGTGCGGCGTGA